CCCAGACCGAGTAATCGACAAACTGAAAAGTGATGGTGCAACGGCAGCAGAATTAAAGGAAATTACCGTCACCACTTATGATTATGGTAATGGGCAAACAGTTCACCGCTTTGAATGCAAAAGTGCTGCTCACTATAAAGGACGCGCTAAATCCTTCAGCCAAAGCCACGTTGACACTAGCGGTAAAACCAGGTGGAATAAAGGGAATAAACCCTGGAAGGCATATCGGCTAACAGAAGCTATAGCTGCGGCTTCTTCTGTTATTCAAGAAGGAAGAAGAAAGAAGGAAGAAGGAAGAAGTTTTGAGATGGGGCAGCACCAAACTCAAAACGGGCAACCTGTAGGGGATAAAGTTTTAAAACACGATAGTCAGAAGTTTGAGCTTAATCCAACTTCGGTCTTCCTTCAAACTTCTGACTTCGATAAAGTACCTATTTTACTTCAACACGAGGGTGAGGGTTGTGTTGAAATCGGTAGAGTTAACGCTCTAGCCGGCTTCACATTTCAAGGTAGCGGCTGGGATAAAAAGACTATATCAAATGAATATCAACGCGCATTATCCGCTGGGATAGGGCTAATAGTCTTCCTGCACGACTTTGACGACGCTGGATTAAAGAAAGCTCAACTATGCCAAAAATGTGCCGATAAAGTAGGAATTGCATTTATCGCCATTAACCCCCATGATATTTGCCCTGACTTACCATATAAGTCAAGTGATATTAAAGAAATTTTAGGGCAAATGTCAGTACCCGACTTTATCCGCAAGCTGGAAGAAGAAATCCATGCTGCTGTTGCCAAGCGATCGCTCGAACAACAACAAGAAAAAGAAAAAGAAGAACAACTTGAAGATGCCCGTCACTTCCAAATATCTCATTACGACCCAGAAAACCCAGAATTATTTTACAAACCCATTTGTGAGAGACTGGGATTATCGCTCACTAATTGCGTAACCTCCACCACTTTTGACGGTTGGGCTTATCGGAATGTGTTTGATAGTGCTCAAAACTGGCGAGTTATCGATTCAGCATTTTATCGTTGGTCAGAGTCAGTTGAAGTTTGGCAGCACCAACCAGATAACCGTATTTATACCTTAGTTGCCGACGCTGGGGAAAGAGCATTTAAACTCAAACACTCAGACAAATTTGGCTGGCAGGTGATTAAGCCTTATGAAACAAATAGTCACAAAGAATCAGCCTTTAAATTCTGCCGCAGCAAGTTAGAACGTCCAGAACCACTGCCAACAAATACACATTTATTAGCATTTGGCAACTGCGTTGTTGACTTGCGAACCGGGGATCGTTTGCCAAAAAGTAAAGATTTTTACCTAACTCACCTGATTCCCCACGACTACGAACCCAACAAACCATGCCCCGATGTCTTCCGGGAGTTTATAGTTGACTCTTTTGGTGAAGACATGCTGCCAGTAATTCGCGCATTCACCAGTATGTTTCTTGACCCAACTGCTCCTTATGGCAGATTCCCGCATCTAATTGGGCAAAGTGGCGGCGGCAAGGGGACATTGGGACGGTTCTGGGGTAGTTTATTTGGGAAAGAAGGTTCTGGGAGTGCCAGTAATTTTGTGGATATTTCCACCCCTGAAGGTCGCCATCAATACCTAACAGGCAAGCGAATATTTGGCTTTCCGGATATGGGTGGCTATGCTGAAGGAGTGCGGGCTTTCTACGAACTAGTTGACAATGGTTCCATGACCGGCAGGGCATTATTCAACCCAGTAGCATACGACAAACAGTGGTACATGCGGTTTTGGCTAGCCTCTGTAGACCACTTGCAAATTGAAAATGCTGGGGACGGCTGGGTGCGACGCGCTTATCCGATTCCTGTAAAAAGCAGAGATATTATACCAGACCCCGACTTGCGGGTGAAATTAGAAGCAGCTAAAGCTGATGTTATCAGTTGGGCGTTGGCAATGCCTCGTGACGAACGCGATCGGATACTGCTATCACGACCAGAATCTGAACGAGCAATAAATTTGGCGCTGGATGCTGCTTTGTACGCAGATTCTACTAAGAGTTTTGTAGATTTGTGCTTGCGTCCGTCACCAGAAGCGAGTTTTGTTCCGAATCACCTGCTACACAGTTGGTATGTAGCTTACTGTAAGGAACATGGCTACAACCCATTGGGGATGAGCAAATTTATTTCTCACTTAAAGACCATTTTACCGAAAAACTCTGTTGACCGCAGATGGTCGCCAACGATCAACGGAAAACGCTCACACATTCAGGCACATTGGTCTAATCTTGTTTCGCTACCTGGGGTATTTGTTTCATGGGAACCGTCTTCTCGAGACAGTGGGGAAAAACTTTCTCCACCACAAAACCCAATTTGGATTTGTATTAAATCCAATTGTTCGGAAGGTGGGTTGATGGATTTTGAAGATTTCTGGACTCCACCCAACCCCCCAGACGATTCGGGCAATGGTGGTAATGGTTCGGGCAATGGTGGTAGCGGCAATGGTGGTAGCGGCAATGGTGGTAGCGGTAACGGGGGTAGCGGTAATGGTGGAGGTAATGGTGGAGGTAATGGTGGAGGTAATGGTGGAGGTAACAACCCTACATCCCCCACTCCCAACAATCCACCAGTCTTCCGGGGTGAAATTATGGAAAATAACCCACCAAAAACCCCAGAAGCCAGTCATAGCATGGGTGTCCAGGCTGTCCAGGGGGAAATTTGGCTATCAACGTACCCTGGACAGGCTGAAACAACGCAATATCAAGGGTGTCCACCCTGTCCAATTGTCCAGGGTACAGGTTTCGATTTAGAAAAAAATAATTCAGCGACCCAGCGAAATTATCACTCTTTTGAAACGAATTTTTCCTCTAGTCCTATAACAGTGGGTGGACAAAATATGGACACCCTGGACAGTCGCTCTGGTACTGGGTTTCAGTCAACTGCTGCTCATAGCGTAAATGAAGGACAAATTGCGACCACATTCTTATTTGACCCAGCGGTAAACGCGCAGGTAGTATTAAATACCCTCATTGAATCAAATGCGGGTGGGTTGCTGTTTGATTTAATTGGTATGTGGAGCGAGGAACAAAAAGTAGGAGTGCGATCGCATCTCACACACGAACAAGTGTCTTCAGTGAGACAGACATTAAAGCAGTATCGCGCTGCTACCCACTCCGACGCTGCTACTAATGAAACTGCTGTTACCCACTCTACCGTTGCTACCCAGCAAACCGCTGCTACCCACCAAACCGCTGTCAATAACGAAACTACGAACGTAGTCATACCGCAGTTAAAAGTTGGGGATGTGGTAGCCAGTAACGATCCTGAAAGTAAGTCTTATCATTGGCGTGGTAGAATTACCCGATTCCACCCAGGAAATCCAGAACTTTGTTATGTGAACTATCCCGAACGAAGAACCGAACTAAAACTAAAACAAACAGAAATTTCTTCTCTGCTCTCTTCCTTGCGTTTATTAGAATGAACGACGTTCCGTTTCTAGAGTGCGTTTTCTACGCAACTAGAACTCATAAAGAGAAGAAAACGTCAATATAAAGGAGAACCTCCCTTTTCTTGCTGTTTAATGACACCCATCACCAATGAACTGATTGCCGAAATCATCCGTCGTCTAGTCGCTTCTCTCCATCCAGAAGAAATTATCCTTTTTGGTTCCTATGCTTGGGGAACACCCCATCAGTATTAACTCGATATATAACAAACTTTCTTCCAGCAACACTGGCACTACTTCTTGGTTAGCATTTTTTTGACACCAGCAGGACTTACGCCACTG
Above is a window of Tolypothrix sp. NIES-4075 DNA encoding:
- a CDS encoding primase-like DNA-binding domain-containing protein, whose protein sequence is MYASSSNSDHQSETFDIRNFLDRLTPAKEKNKYICPVCDGHNLGINPGNGKYRCFNGCQCDDIREAISPWAEVVGKRKGDRSQSTNTLYPKSHKTKQSPKPAPIPQGELVVVRLVDAATDVPSPQKPQFVPDRVIDKLKSDGATAAELKEITVTTYDYGNGQTVHRFECKSAAHYKGRAKSFSQSHVDTSGKTRWNKGNKPWKAYRLTEAIAAASSVIQEGRRKKEEGRSFEMGQHQTQNGQPVGDKVLKHDSQKFELNPTSVFLQTSDFDKVPILLQHEGEGCVEIGRVNALAGFTFQGSGWDKKTISNEYQRALSAGIGLIVFLHDFDDAGLKKAQLCQKCADKVGIAFIAINPHDICPDLPYKSSDIKEILGQMSVPDFIRKLEEEIHAAVAKRSLEQQQEKEKEEQLEDARHFQISHYDPENPELFYKPICERLGLSLTNCVTSTTFDGWAYRNVFDSAQNWRVIDSAFYRWSESVEVWQHQPDNRIYTLVADAGERAFKLKHSDKFGWQVIKPYETNSHKESAFKFCRSKLERPEPLPTNTHLLAFGNCVVDLRTGDRLPKSKDFYLTHLIPHDYEPNKPCPDVFREFIVDSFGEDMLPVIRAFTSMFLDPTAPYGRFPHLIGQSGGGKGTLGRFWGSLFGKEGSGSASNFVDISTPEGRHQYLTGKRIFGFPDMGGYAEGVRAFYELVDNGSMTGRALFNPVAYDKQWYMRFWLASVDHLQIENAGDGWVRRAYPIPVKSRDIIPDPDLRVKLEAAKADVISWALAMPRDERDRILLSRPESERAINLALDAALYADSTKSFVDLCLRPSPEASFVPNHLLHSWYVAYCKEHGYNPLGMSKFISHLKTILPKNSVDRRWSPTINGKRSHIQAHWSNLVSLPGVFVSWEPSSRDSGEKLSPPQNPIWICIKSNCSEGGLMDFEDFWTPPNPPDDSGNGGNGSGNGGSGNGGSGNGGSGNGGSGNGGGNGGGNGGGNGGGNNPTSPTPNNPPVFRGEIMENNPPKTPEASHSMGVQAVQGEIWLSTYPGQAETTQYQGCPPCPIVQGTGFDLEKNNSATQRNYHSFETNFSSSPITVGGQNMDTLDSRSGTGFQSTAAHSVNEGQIATTFLFDPAVNAQVVLNTLIESNAGGLLFDLIGMWSEEQKVGVRSHLTHEQVSSVRQTLKQYRAATHSDAATNETAVTHSTVATQQTAATHQTAVNNETTNVVIPQLKVGDVVASNDPESKSYHWRGRITRFHPGNPELCYVNYPERRTELKLKQTEISSLLSSLRLLE